The sequence agcctagcctagctgcctattctagttgctggttaagagagagtgagcaagatatagataggctacgtctacattggcaagattttgcgcaaatagggtatgtctacactacagcactaattcgaattaacttaattcaaattagttaatttgaaataagctaattcgaatgagtgcatttagacctaaaaactaattcgaatgagcattttgctaattcgaaatagcatgtccacattgagtggaccctgaaccgaagttaaggctggccagaaccagtgccgtcagggcatcaggttaggacttaaggtgtggagctgcttcctcaggctagccgagggctgtgcttaaaaagacctgacccccaccccggacagacagttctcaggattccccgcttgcatgtctaactcgatggggacatcaaagcagtcctgtcttggagtgccctgaatgcccacactcggcacatttcagcactcgaccatcagcccggctgcacttgccgcaggctgccatctgggggaggtcaatcagggggctatcaggatccaggaggccctacaggaaagcttccaccccgaggagcccgcagagccaccccagtcctccccatcgggggctcgtgccccattcctccctcacctccttccacttacccttcccgagccccctcttcctgatgtaaaaaataaaggacatgtgttcaaaaatagaaactctctttatttaacaaaactgggggcggaggggattaacctctgggggactgggaaaaggaggtgggagaggggaagaaagagggtgggagaggggaggtggaaacctgggaggagggagctggaagggggaagccaggggaagaaggaggaggggaagtatcaaactatggtacgccatatcttcagaactgtgtacagatgtggtcttctcacctcaaaaacgatatggccttggaaagggttcagaaaagggcaagtacaatgattaggggtttggaacaggtcccatatgaagagaggctaaagagattgcgacttttcagcttagaaaagaggagactgaggggggatatgatagaggtctataaaatcatgagtggtgtggagagggtgcataaagaaaagttcttcattagttcccataatagaaggactagaggacaccaaatgaaatgaatggacatcaggtttaaaactaataaaagaaagttcttcttcacacaaagttcttcttatagtcaacctgtggaactccttgccacaggaggctttgaagcctagtactataacagagtttaaagagaagttagataaattcatggaggttgggtccgtggagtgctattagccagggggtaggaatggtgtccctggcctctgtttgtggaaggctgaagatggatggcacgagacaaatggcttggtcattgtcttcggtccatcccctctggggtacctggtgttggccgctgtcggcacacaggctactggactagatggacctttggtctgacccagtacggccattcttatgttcttatgtactaagcgcagggctcagggtcgggggtctcactggaacaacttgattttcatgcaaatctgctcctgggtttggatgtggcctttggtggccaggctggcagctatcctgccctagacggctgcattcctgtgcctagtgtggaggtcgtggacgctggaggcctccccccaaacctcgataatgtccacgatctctgcactagaccaggcaggcgcctgcctcttgtggccctgggcaggctcctaggagccgccagcctggtcctgggaagaggcggagggctgggtggcagcaggtggctggctcatgccatgccaggtgcagggtctgctggctgggtcctggcaggcttgccgctggcacaggcactgtagccagaccatgcccctttaagggctctggggctgggagaggggcagaaaagtttccctggtttggcccagagtggccatcagggcaacctgattagggttagcctccaactagttcgaattaagtggctacacagcccttaatttgaactacacaattcgaacgaggcgttactcctcgtagaatgaggtttacctagttcgaattaagcgctccgctagttcgatttaaattcgaactagcagtttgtatgtatagccgctattaaagttcattcgaactaacggctgttagtttgaattaactttgtactgtagacatacccatacttttaacgcaagagtttttgcgttagaatatttgcgcaagagagcgtctacactggcatgtgctgttgcgctaagaggcgcttttctgcaaactcatccgtgccagaatagacgctctcttgcgaaagaaagctccgatggccattttagccattgggctttcttgcacaagaaattaatgtggcctgtctacactggcctcttgcgcaagaacagttgcacaggagggctttttcctgagcgggagcatcataggttttgcgcaagaagcactgattttagacattagaatgtcagtgttcttgtgcaagaactccccaccagtgtagacaggcagctgcttttgcgcaaaatcatgccaatgtagatgtagccatagaatttgaattactagaccttttctgacaattcctagggctaatactgaccaacagctcctgattttggtctagctcagcaaatcttctaaatgaatctagtgtcctaatactataaaataagcaacatacaaatacattaacatctatcttagattctcatgaatgtagaataatagattcatagatcattagaactggaagggatcttgagaggtcttcgagtccaatccccagccatcacggcaggaccaagcacagtctagatcatccctgacaggtgtttgtctaacctgctcttaaatatttctagtgatgcaaattccacaacctcctgaggcaatttattgcagggtttaaccaccctgacaggcaggacgtttttcctgctgtccaacctaaacttcccctgatgtaatttaagctcatggcttcttatcctatccttagaggccaaggagaacaatttttctccatcttccttaaaacatccttttagaaacttgtattatctgagtacttcaaaatgagaatgtagtatctgagtgcctccaaactctttaaaagtatgtatccctacaacacccctgtgaggcagggaaacactattagtcccattttgcaaacaggaaactgatgcacagaaggcctaagtgacttgcccaacatcatctaggaagtctttgagggtgcaggaaattgaactggaacctcctaagtcctaggctgctgaccactggagcatcctccctctccacagccttgctataacgtctgtgtcatatttcacatttacgctaagtcgctattttagaggctcatctggtggttctaggaatctgtttgtgcccccaaatctttctacaccccacctaggaaaggagtcacaaacgtgggttttcaaggtctgcctagagaggcctcatgaaagctgccaatcagagcccagctggctcagatatatggagctacagggctttattaggtcagttcctttcaggaagtggagggccaagaaaggatgctattctctggccaaaccaattcacaggggtttatttcaggcagcattttctgaagctgaatttgcagagagagagtccttacgagccttcaacatataattagagggagaaactgaaagtggccccataggaagaacccaaggaaaaagtagcaataaactgaaatgaagcaatgactcgctgctatttctaggttggaaccaagagtagtgggcaggcccaggttccccagtggcataaacccgatgaaggggacaaggcttatggagaggttgaacaaagaacagaatataaagggtccagagttggggctgaagaccctagtgagggcaacaggacctaaaaggcatttgtttggactttgggacttggccagagggctgagccatggaagactcactaagatcgactggcaggatgcacctgggcgagaaaaggactgtggtatcaaatgcagtcactgagaggctttcaagggatgagcaatcccccattatagtgcctaaaaggaaaaaatccatgtttttaacacagtactcattcatatagaataataaattacagtgtattacgtgtctcctcaaattatattcgctatcttaatgaacagattagagctaatggacatgttgattttatttcagctaatgactgatcccatactcagggagaagaagacccttaagtctgccttacatatattagaagaaaggtcacgggacaataacagcattgtccgtcaaatggctgtaagaggcctaggcaatttagtctatggggcacctgagaaggtaagatagaatactgaatacaatgcagcataactagagaaactaaaggaaacaattgctcaggatttacagaggccatgcacaatgcactaggccaacttctgctctctcatacccctgtaacctctttgcagtcaatacacagcaggtttgttcccttggtaagctgggcataaggaaacaatatggacttaatatgatcatatgtaaatgtatactcccaggaatgaagagtgtaggctttatttccaagatgagagattctattccaggaaacagagacactaaaaaactcaaatcatgatagataatcagctgaacgtaagcgcccagtacaaagctgtgaccaaaagagctgaggtgatcctcggaggcatagacagagggattctgaataagaataaagaagttattttacctctgcttatggcactggtgtgagaactgctagaatactatgtcaggatcatgcctgcaattcaagaaggatgctgataaattggagaagagtcacaagaattttcaaagggctagaaaatgtgcctttagattcaatgggggggggggggggcggggaatgaagctaaactaattcagactgctagtaaggcatacattttaatggtaattttaatcattggaaccatttaccaagggttgtggtggggtctctatcagtagcaactttaaaaacaagatgggctgtttttctaaaagaggtgctctagtcaaacagacattattttggggaggttctgtgttgtgaaggaggtcagactgaatgatcacaatggtcccttttggccttcaaatctaagtaattagaaatctaatagggttacataggtgtaatatggcacagagtttggcttattgtagctagtacctgatgtaaaatatagctataggtcactagggggcagatgaaattcccactgcttcataattgctaaaaaaacatattagaaatgtggttagtggaaagtgttttttaatgtcatacgtctgaacaggtgaaaaagtacaagaagtttcttctggaggcactgatcaggactttagaagacactttcagttctgaagtcgtcgaaagcatgaaggcactggccaaagtcctaaaggagctgaaagggaaggacataggttcttccttcagagacctcaccacacagatccggaagtacttcgataatgtacgtgaacagaagccttcaaccccagttcagctgacattgatgaggctccatttacaatgcatgatgtgtcctcactgggcattgttcatgacagaatgaagtgattttaggccttagggaagagatgtgttttatggaggagcagagaattaagaaaatgaggatgccatccctgctccttcagtctcacccttctgttcatctttatttccaatgagaatggcaaaggaagtatgaatactagattaggtagctgcataacaaggaaaatgagcatacagggtgtaatagactgttttgggcctgctccatacgatttttacgtcagatggttgaaattattccattttgcagagaagtttgagatttcaaattttggttttattcctatttgggggacacaccccccagcccaaatttcaaaactctttgtgaaacagtaatactattctcaacccagctctactgggagccttgcctgagggcagtctactggcagactatgctggagacagggaacctggaaacactgggaattagaggtgccagggtgcacatttcctggctccttgtcagcctgccagacaggctgttctgaaggtgagggccaggaagcccaagatcccagtcagcctgctagatgggtcaccaagaagctgaccaagtacccctacttggcttctggaagaattttgtcaaaattgaactgtcttcaaagtattttgatgaatcaacacatttggcccaaacttgattaattccagttcttctaaacttctgtcgttggaatcactctactctaatgtagaagagacagctgtgctagatacatgatgtggttatctcttcgttaccaacctctgtggctttcttggctataggaggacaacactcttcgtgcattggcctttgtcctttttggtatcctggccggctctgcaaagagaaaatggaaggactattttgccaagcaggttagacagagctgggtcacgcttctgctgcacctgcaagatccaagccctgaggtttcaatggtaagaatgacattgacttaattactaagcaaaaagaatcttcctcctgatgccaggggagctctgctattccttcccgcagtggagacctaaattcttccctcagttcattgccctccttttgagttaatcccagacaggctggtccttagcagccagggttgtctcactggagttcaggataggtcatgggtctgatcccaagagttcattcctgcctatctctgcaccccacgttcctgcctccccacaacagaggaaagaccacagctatgcctagtgaagcagctttcatagctacatccgttctgaaaaaacattgctgctatctccagttttcagtattataaaatcatagaaccataggtttggaggagacctcaggaggtcactgagtccaacctcctgcccaaaacaggaccagcctcaactaaacaatcccagccagggctttgtcaagctaggacttgaaaactctagatttagaggttccgttgcctccctaggtaacccattccagtgcttcaccaccttcctagtaaaatagtttttccgactatccaacctagacctcccccactgtaacttgagaccattgctcctcattcagtcatctagtaccactgagaacagcctctctccatcctctttgaaatcccccttcaggtagttaaagccttctatcaaagctcccctcactcttctcttctgaagactaaataatcccaaatccctcagcctctccttgtaaatcatgtgttccagcctcctaatcatttttgttgccctccgttggactttctccaatgtatcaacattttttaagtaatggggtgcccagaattggatgcaatactccagaagtagaatccctttccccctattaaagtcatgctggaatattttctgtctattacttcaggggaatcccttttattcttcgggtagatgagcagtaaaggacatgagttccatttgaatgagcacaatacgtgttatggaataattcaatggtgcaaccctctttttcaggagtgcagagctacatttcatctctgtgccccatttttgggactgaagaggctccaaactatacttaatgagcatcttagttggagaaccgagctgaaccctgaggagctccagatggatatctgcagacaccttgtgagtgacttatagaattatatgagattattgacagcataggcttgtggtgtagaagcagggggaatgtgtgatgggcaatggaagtatctatgggtatgtctacgctacaaagttagtttgaactaacggacgttagttcgaactaactttcataggcgctacactagcgctccgttagtttgaatttaattcgaactaacggagcgcttagttcgaactaggtaatcctcattccacgaggattaagcctagttcgaacttactagttcgaattaagggctgtgtagccccttaatgcgaactagtgggaggctagccccccccaggtttccctggtggccactccggccaacaccagggaaactcgtatgcccccctcccggccccggaccccttaaaggggcacgggatggctacggtgcccatgccaggtgcaagcctgccagcacccagcaggcagaccctgcacctggtgcggatcgagccacccacccgatgcccctcagccctccccctcttcccgggaccaggctggcgggtcctgggagcttgcccgggaccgcaaaaggtgggctccctcctgggctagtgcggacatcgtggacctcgtccacaatctccgcactaggcacaggaaggtggccggctagggcaggagagctgccagcctggccacccaggagcaggagtgcatgaaaatcaaggtggtccactgagacccccaaccctgagccctgagcttacaatggccatcctgggtcagaacaaaggttcatctatcccagtagcctgtctgccgacagcggccaaacctagggaccctggaggggatggaccgaagacagtgaccaagccatttgtctcgtgccatccctctccagccttccacaaactttgggcagggacaccactcctaccccctggctaatacctctccatggacccaacctccatggcttgatctcacttccctttaaactctgttttagttgtagccttcacagcctcctgcagcaaggagttccacaggttgactctgtgctttgtgaagaacaactttctgttactagtttgaagcctgttacccattcctttcctttggtgtcctctagtccttctttatgggaactaatgaagaacttttctgtatgcaccctctccacccaactcctggttttagagacctctatcctgtcccccctccgtctcctcttttctaagctgaaaagtcccagtctctttagcctctcttcatatgagacctgttcccaacccctgatcattttagttgccctcccctctgccaccctctctcttcccctctcccacccccttttcccagtctcccccagttttgttcaataaagacagattccatttttgaacacaattgtcctttattttgtacatcaagaagaggggctagggaagggtaagtggaaggagttgagggcggaatggggtacgcgcccccgatggggaggactgggctggctctgcgggcttttgtggtggaagctctcctgcagccccccaattgccccatctccccagatggcaggctgcggcaagtgcagccggtctgatggccaagtgctgtgatgtgcccagtgtgggcactccgggcactccaagccaagactgctttgcaagcggggcacccctgagaactgtctgtccggcgtgggggttgggaccctttaagcacagccctcggctagcctgagacagcatctccacgctcttagtcctcctctgatgtcctgccggcactgcttccggccatccttaagcccggttcagggtccacttaatgtggacatgctagttcgaattattaaaacgctaattcaaactagttttttagtctagatccgttagttttaattagcttagttcgaattaagtaattcgaactatattagttcgaattaacattgtagtgtagacgtaccctattagagtgggatacaggactgagggtgagaggaatgtaaatctgccatagattcccactttccccacttctacacagcctcctgtcctttcttttatttacttgtttaaattaaaaaaaaagtctgagtgagtccaataactgacagcagtggcaagaggaacacagactgtttacttgtggtttgtaaaggcatgtgttggcagtcaaagggcatttctagccagagagagctcatgtgtccctgattttctctaggccaaagagaaggctgagctactggagaacttttacaaaagcaccatcacatacttctgcagcagctgggaagagatccgggcagttgcagccaagttagctggtgagagaaagtgtgccgtgtcccttttggtattccctttgaggtagacagaaaaagtccctgtgtgcagcactgagctactattaatctctccgtgctgtgacttctcatgcataaatggagatgttaatgttctcctacttctccagtgtggtgttaggaggaatttgtaatttgcaatagaatgctttgagatggcgcagtcatttagtagcagaggctggcacactgtcacgtagggtatgtttattctccgatcaaactagtgtgctaaaaatagagtagctgtggcaggagtagcaggaggggttaactattccaaggatgatcccatccaaacccaaaagtctgttctcaaggtggctagctcctccgactgcttctgtcatctgacctgcactctatttttagtagtccgagttagtgtggactcaaactatagacctaagctcagtgttgttgactgttccttactggtgcttcatcactgggaggtaggcaggccaccgccacacagtgcctgctgttgcaggttcctgattgccttgcccaggaagcactagattcctcccctttggccctgtgccatcctttccttagcacacccatgcaagccaggcaagcattgtggcctaattaatgtatccatgtgagatccttgcttagtacgcacttattcctggccccagccctttgttcacaccactagattaatacactatcctagtatatctccactaactgacagcagtggcaagaggaacatagattgtttaaagcaaatgaggttttatgtaaacattcttaatttttttctcttcagtgtggacgctaaacttttctagtattttcttgcctacagctcaccttagacccacaatagaagccaaagggccaatgttatcaccttgcacttaacaagagaaggttttttattgatgtttattttacactgcttatttaggcatcatcctggaacatacggacaccaagaatatgaaatggctggacatggaacatctgttgacctgtaagtaacaaatacaggtgaaatcctattcattagtgagttataaagaaatttagctgacaagcaagcagtaactgataccacaggtgtgaagtgcatcagccacacatcaaaggacagattcagctttagtctgctctgaaagaggtacgtctacactatagcgttaattcaagttaacttaattcgaaatagttaatttgaattaagctaattcgaattatgcatctatacacaaaacctatttcaaaatagcattttgttcttttgaaatagcgcgtccacactgagtggaccctgaaccgaagttcaggctggccggaaccagtgctggcagggcatcaggttaggacatagtgtgtggggctgctgcctcaggctaactgagctccgtgcttcacgggaccctacccccaccccgaacagacagttctcagggttccccgctcgcttgtctaccccgatgagggagagcaaagcagtcctgtcttggagtgccctgagtgcctgcactcgggacaccacagcactcggccacatggagccagagctgcccctgggcacaccggtgcgtctcgtagggttgttgccatcagcccagctgcacttgctgcaggctaccgtccggggagtccatcggggggctgtcaggatccaggaggccctgcaggagagtgtccaccccgaggagccctcagagccaccccggtcctccccaccgggggctcgtgccccattcctccctcacgtccatctacttactcctccctagcctcccttcctgatgtcaaataaaagacatgtatgttcaaaaatagaaactgggtttattgaacaacaggctgaacctctggggagactgggaaaaggaggtgggagagaggaatagagtgggtgggagaggggagggtgaaacctgggaggaggaagttggaagggagaagcaaagggaagaagggggaagggaagatcagggcccaaggttgggggtctcaccgcaccaacttgattgtcatgcaaacctgctcctgggttcgcatgtggcctttggtggccaggctggcagctatc comes from Pelodiscus sinensis isolate JC-2024 chromosome 33, ASM4963464v1, whole genome shotgun sequence and encodes:
- the LOC142823361 gene encoding maestro heat-like repeat-containing protein family member 1 produces the protein MDICRHLAKEKAELLENFYKSTITYFCSSWEEIRAVAAKLAGIILEHTDTKNMKWLDMEHLLTSLQVLQNDPSPIVQLVATQVLRDI